A genomic segment from bacterium encodes:
- the rplM gene encoding 50S ribosomal protein L13: MNTNKEYKFDAKGEILGRLATQVAVVLRGKDSADFSLNRPDLNRKVTVYNTDKLKFTGNKLEDKKYHVYSGYPSGIRTRTLEEQMDRDSREVFKMAVYGMLPKNRLRNKFMANLKLLKGGLKGE; this comes from the coding sequence ATGAATACAAATAAAGAATATAAATTTGATGCCAAAGGGGAAATACTCGGTCGGCTCGCGACTCAAGTGGCTGTGGTTTTGCGCGGCAAAGACAGTGCCGATTTTTCGCTTAATAGGCCAGATCTTAATCGCAAAGTAACTGTTTATAATACCGACAAGTTGAAATTTACTGGCAATAAATTAGAAGATAAAAAATATCATGTTTATTCTGGTTATCCCAGCGGCATAAGAACAAGAACCTTAGAGGAACAAATGGACAGAGATTCCAGAGAGGTTTTTAAAATGGCGGTTTATGGCATGTTGCCTAAAAATAGATTACGAAATAAGTTTATGGCTAACTTGAAGTTGTTAAAAGGAGGTTTAAAAGGCGAGTAA
- the rpoA gene encoding DNA-directed RNA polymerase subunit alpha yields the protein MQKFSLPQSPKIVKKEGNLAVIEVDSLYPGYGTTLGNALRRVLLSSIPGAAITTVKITGVDHEFSTIPNVMEDVIHILLNLKQVRFKLFKEEAITIKLSVKGERKVTAGDFQKVGGEVEIVNTEAYIATLTDKKATLEIEAEITPGIGYEPIERRKKDKIAIGSIALDAIYTPVRRVKFSAENMRVGDRTDFNKLIFEIETDGSIRPEEAFKKAVDILDEHIKILGEIEITEEEVTKKPAKKSKKAE from the coding sequence ATGCAAAAATTTTCACTGCCACAGTCACCAAAGATCGTAAAAAAAGAAGGAAATTTGGCGGTCATAGAAGTTGATTCGCTTTACCCTGGCTATGGCACTACTTTAGGTAATGCTTTGCGCAGGGTGCTTTTGTCTTCCATTCCAGGAGCTGCCATTACTACTGTAAAAATAACAGGGGTGGACCATGAATTTTCTACAATTCCCAATGTGATGGAAGATGTTATCCATATTCTTTTAAACTTAAAACAAGTAAGATTTAAGCTTTTTAAAGAAGAAGCTATAACAATAAAATTATCTGTTAAAGGCGAAAGGAAAGTTACGGCGGGAGACTTTCAAAAAGTTGGCGGTGAAGTGGAAATTGTAAATACCGAGGCTTACATAGCTACATTGACCGACAAAAAAGCTACCTTAGAAATCGAAGCCGAAATTACACCGGGCATAGGTTACGAGCCAATAGAACGACGCAAGAAAGATAAAATAGCCATCGGCAGTATTGCCCTTGATGCTATTTATACTCCGGTTAGAAGGGTTAAATTTAGTGCCGAGAATATGCGTGTAGGCGATAGAACTGATTTTAATAAATTAATTTTTGAAATTGAAACAGATGGCTCCATAAGGCCAGAAGAAGCTTTTAAGAAAGCTGTAGATATTTTGGATGAACATATTAAAATTTTGGGTGAGATAGAAATTACGGAAGAAGAGGTAACGAAGAAACCAGCTAAAAAGTCTAAGAAAGCAGAATAA
- the rpsI gene encoding 30S ribosomal protein S9 gives MATKTQIKKKEVLLPVQEVIAEEKEEATVFNTDKKDSKKYFEAVGRRKRSIARVRIFTTNPKESAAQGGFVVNGKTLKDYFGSTPAFVEMALESLNRLKAADHFKVSVKVNGGGTNSQAESIRLGIARALVKFDLNFRKKLKKSGMLRRDPREKERRKYGLKKARRAPQFSKR, from the coding sequence ATGGCTACTAAAACTCAAATTAAAAAAAAGGAAGTGTTGTTACCAGTTCAAGAAGTAATTGCCGAAGAAAAAGAAGAGGCCACTGTTTTTAATACCGATAAAAAAGATTCTAAAAAATATTTTGAGGCAGTTGGGCGCAGGAAAAGATCTATCGCTAGAGTTAGAATTTTTACAACTAACCCTAAAGAATCCGCTGCGCAGGGTGGTTTTGTGGTTAATGGCAAAACATTAAAAGATTATTTTGGCAGCACGCCGGCTTTTGTAGAAATGGCTTTGGAATCTTTAAACCGTTTAAAAGCTGCCGATCATTTTAAGGTTTCGGTTAAAGTGAATGGTGGGGGCACAAATTCGCAGGCCGAGTCTATTCGTTTAGGTATTGCCCGAGCTCTGGTTAAATTTGATTTAAACTTTAGAAAGAAACTTAAAAAATCTGGAATGTTGCGCCGTGATCCACGCGAAAAAGAACGCCGCAAGTATGGTTTGAAAAAAGCAAGACGAGCTCCGCAATTCTCGAAGCGTTAA
- a CDS encoding transposase — translation MRKTILAEGEYYHIYNRGVEKRNIFLNDNDKWRFMTLLLIFQGKGHIDNMQRIVKLVQHSMLNKEPFDDILLNKKVELICFCLMPNHYHLILKEIKNGGISSFGQRLGNSYTKYFNTKYKRTGHLFGGRFQTVHITQNTYLKHLSSYIHNNLTELNNWKKLENEYFWSSLPDYVNKNRWDKFLNPEIILNQFRGKNDYLNYIKNNRNKIKKLDGYYID, via the coding sequence ATGAGAAAAACAATTTTGGCCGAAGGCGAATATTATCATATCTATAATCGTGGTGTAGAGAAAAGAAACATATTTTTAAACGATAACGATAAGTGGCGATTTATGACCCTCTTACTAATATTTCAAGGCAAGGGTCATATTGATAATATGCAACGTATTGTTAAACTTGTTCAACATTCAATGTTGAACAAAGAACCATTTGACGACATCCTTTTGAATAAAAAGGTTGAACTGATATGTTTCTGTCTGATGCCAAATCATTATCACCTTATATTAAAAGAAATTAAAAATGGAGGAATTTCTAGTTTTGGGCAAAGATTAGGTAACAGTTATACAAAATATTTCAACACTAAATATAAACGCACTGGACACTTATTTGGTGGAAGATTTCAAACGGTTCACATAACTCAAAATACATATCTCAAACATTTATCTTCTTATATACACAATAATCTAACAGAACTAAATAATTGGAAAAAATTGGAAAACGAATATTTTTGGTCAAGTCTGCCAGATTATGTAAATAAAAACCGATGGGATAAGTTTCTAAACCCGGAAATAATTCTAAACCAGTTTAGGGGTAAAAATGATTATCTAAATTACATCAAAAATAATCGAAACAAAATTAAAAAACTAGATGGTTACTATATAGATTAA
- the rpsK gene encoding 30S ribosomal protein S11, with translation MGKKRIIEKEDKTGEASSEAKVAPVQSRKVGAVEKGRVYIQASYNNTLVSFTDAGGNLIAQSSAGALGFKGPRKATPYAANRIIETLGEKMKKVGLKDVVVFVKGIGSGRESAVRALVGQGLNVTSIKDVTPVPHNGPKPPKPRRV, from the coding sequence ATGGGTAAAAAAAGAATTATAGAAAAAGAAGATAAAACAGGTGAGGCTTCTAGCGAAGCTAAAGTGGCTCCAGTACAGAGCCGTAAAGTTGGCGCTGTAGAAAAGGGTAGAGTTTATATTCAAGCTAGTTACAATAATACTTTAGTTAGTTTTACAGATGCCGGGGGAAATTTAATTGCTCAATCTTCGGCCGGTGCTTTGGGTTTTAAGGGTCCAAGAAAAGCTACACCATACGCTGCTAATAGAATAATCGAAACTTTGGGAGAAAAAATGAAAAAGGTTGGCTTAAAGGATGTGGTGGTTTTTGTTAAAGGCATTGGTTCGGGTAGGGAGTCCGCCGTTAGGGCTTTGGTGGGACAGGGCTTAAATGTTACTTCTATAAAAGACGTAACTCCGGTGCCACACAATGGTCCTAAACCGCCTAAACCGCGTAGAGTCTAG
- a CDS encoding rod shape-determining protein: MYLLNKFFGHFAKDIGVDLGTVNTLIYVKDRGIVVNEPSLVAVNKKTGQVLAIGREAQKMLGRTPNHIVAIKPLANGVISDFEVTEQMLKHFFQKVHGESFYMVPRPRVVIGIPSGVTEVEKRAVEEAARNAGAREVMLIEEPVAAALGARLPVQEALGNMIVDIGGGTTEVAVISLGGLVAGRSLRIAGEKLNEDIIQLARDDHNLLLGPRSAEEVKIAVGSVIDLSEKLETTMRGRDLITGLPKEVIITSKDVKKAILPSVKTIVDMVREIVEKTPPELLGDIMKRGIVLAGGGSLLRGIDELINKETGIAVKVADDPLTAVARGTGIVLEDTEKYRELLVSKDYTTAPKD; encoded by the coding sequence ATGTATTTACTGAATAAATTTTTTGGTCATTTTGCTAAAGATATAGGTGTTGATCTGGGAACAGTCAACACCCTTATTTATGTTAAGGATCGTGGCATTGTGGTTAACGAACCTTCTTTAGTTGCGGTTAATAAAAAAACAGGGCAGGTTTTAGCTATTGGCCGAGAAGCCCAAAAAATGTTGGGCCGAACACCTAATCATATTGTAGCGATTAAACCTTTGGCTAATGGCGTTATTTCTGATTTTGAAGTGACCGAGCAGATGCTTAAGCATTTTTTCCAAAAAGTTCACGGTGAGTCTTTTTATATGGTGCCTCGGCCTCGGGTAGTTATTGGAATTCCATCGGGTGTAACCGAAGTAGAAAAAAGAGCGGTAGAAGAAGCGGCGCGCAATGCCGGCGCTAGAGAAGTTATGTTGATAGAAGAGCCTGTGGCGGCGGCTTTAGGCGCCAGATTGCCTGTTCAGGAAGCTTTGGGCAATATGATTGTAGATATCGGCGGTGGCACCACGGAGGTAGCGGTTATTTCTTTAGGTGGTTTAGTGGCGGGGCGAAGTTTAAGAATAGCGGGCGAAAAACTAAATGAAGATATTATTCAATTGGCGCGCGACGACCACAATTTACTTTTAGGACCTCGTTCGGCCGAAGAGGTAAAAATAGCAGTGGGTAGCGTTATAGATTTAAGTGAAAAACTTGAAACCACTATGCGCGGGCGCGATTTAATAACTGGCTTACCCAAGGAGGTTATTATAACTTCCAAAGACGTTAAAAAAGCTATATTACCATCCGTTAAAACTATTGTGGATATGGTTAGGGAAATTGTAGAAAAGACTCCGCCCGAACTTTTGGGTGATATTATGAAGCGGGGTATAGTTTTAGCGGGCGGCGGCAGTTTACTGCGCGGCATAGATGAATTAATAAACAAGGAAACAGGCATTGCGGTTAAAGTGGCCGATGATCCTTTAACCGCGGTGGCTCGTGGTACGGGTATAGTTTTAGAAGATACAGAAAAATATAGAGAACTTTTAGTCTCAAAGGACTACACTACTGCGCCGAAAGATTAA
- the infA gene encoding translation initiation factor IF-1, whose protein sequence is MKKDAIRKEGVVLEALPSAMFKVKLDDGMEVLAHLSGKMRLNFIRILPGDKVAMEFSPYDPKRGRIVYRGR, encoded by the coding sequence ATGAAAAAGGATGCTATCCGAAAGGAAGGAGTCGTATTAGAGGCTCTTCCCAGCGCCATGTTTAAGGTTAAATTAGACGATGGCATGGAGGTACTAGCCCATCTTTCAGGTAAGATGAGGCTAAATTTTATTCGCATTCTTCCGGGAGATAAAGTTGCTATGGAATTTTCTCCATACGACCCTAAAAGAGGCAGGATTGTTTATAGGGGGAGGTAG
- a CDS encoding rod shape-determining protein, giving the protein MAIKIGIDLGTANILVFVPSKGVVINEPSVVAVSLDENKIMAVGHEAKEMIGRTHDSIMAVRPVRDGVIADYRITEAMIRHFIKKITGKFSFFRPEVMVAVPAGVTSTERRAVIEATLKAGAKAAYVVKEPILAALGAGIPINEASGNMIIDIGGGTTEVAVISLGGIVAWASARVGGNAIDTAIQNYIHKVHNLAVGERTAEQIKIAIGSAVPKKEEEILEIRGRDLVAGLPKTIELHSNEIPKAIKDTLAEIIKTVKMVLQETPPELSADIMDKGMIISGGTALLRNLDSLITQETGVPCYVADDPILCVVKGTGIALENLELYKRALFAKR; this is encoded by the coding sequence ATGGCCATAAAAATAGGCATAGATTTAGGCACAGCCAATATTTTGGTATTTGTTCCGTCAAAAGGAGTGGTTATTAACGAGCCTTCAGTGGTAGCGGTTTCTTTAGATGAAAATAAAATTATGGCGGTGGGGCACGAAGCCAAAGAAATGATTGGCCGCACCCACGATAGTATTATGGCGGTGCGTCCGGTTAGAGATGGGGTTATAGCCGATTACCGCATAACCGAGGCGATGATTCGTCATTTTATTAAAAAAATAACAGGCAAGTTTAGTTTTTTTAGGCCAGAAGTTATGGTGGCGGTTCCGGCTGGTGTCACATCAACCGAAAGGCGCGCTGTTATAGAAGCTACCTTAAAAGCGGGCGCCAAAGCAGCTTACGTGGTTAAGGAACCGATTCTGGCCGCTTTAGGCGCTGGCATACCTATAAACGAGGCTTCGGGTAATATGATAATAGATATAGGCGGAGGCACTACGGAGGTGGCTGTAATATCTTTAGGCGGGATTGTGGCGTGGGCTTCGGCTCGGGTGGGTGGCAATGCCATAGATACAGCTATTCAAAATTATATTCATAAAGTACATAATTTAGCTGTGGGTGAGCGTACGGCCGAGCAGATTAAAATTGCTATTGGTTCGGCTGTGCCAAAAAAAGAAGAAGAAATATTAGAAATCCGCGGGCGCGATCTAGTGGCAGGCCTGCCTAAAACCATAGAACTTCATTCCAACGAAATTCCTAAAGCTATAAAAGATACATTGGCGGAAATTATAAAAACAGTAAAAATGGTTTTACAGGAAACTCCGCCCGAACTTTCGGCCGATATTATGGATAAAGGTATGATCATTTCCGGCGGTACAGCTTTATTGCGAAATTTAGATAGTTTAATAACTCAAGAAACGGGCGTGCCTTGTTATGTGGCGGATGATCCTATACTTTGTGTGGTTAAAGGTACGGGCATCGCTTTAGAAAACTTGGAATTATATAAAAGAGCGTTATTTGCAAAAAGATAG
- a CDS encoding aminoacyl--tRNA ligase-related protein, whose amino-acid sequence MRYSQSFINTRRDDPKDETATNARLLLRGGFVDKLMAGSYTFLPLGWRVYQKIEQIVREEMNAIGSAEVLMPLLHPRDVWNETGRWADPNVKQIMYQFKSVDEKEYGLSFTHEEIFLDVVRKNSLSYKNLPIKLYHFSTKFRNEARAKSGLLRGREFMMKDLYSLHTTGEDLDKFYWEVKDAYLRVFNRVGLKDVKVVEASGGVFTSGHTHEFQLVSPVGEDNIYFCNSPAGECDWAQNKEIYTHKIGDPCPKCGGQVEEASSVEIGNIFRFGTVYSEKMGINFKDSDGKDKPPYLGSYGIGMSRLVGVLAEVFNDEAGMKWPKSVAPFLIHLVSLGDTKKEAEKLYQSLKTFDVLWDDREESAGVKLSDADLIGIPYRIIVSDKTLAQESVEVKNRASEKVEMVKLKELEKFLIELQILSTKL is encoded by the coding sequence ATGCGTTACTCTCAATCGTTTATAAACACTCGCAGGGATGATCCAAAGGACGAAACAGCTACTAATGCTAGGTTGCTTTTGCGTGGGGGTTTTGTAGACAAGCTTATGGCGGGTTCATACACCTTTTTGCCTTTAGGTTGGCGGGTTTATCAAAAAATAGAACAAATCGTGCGTGAAGAAATGAATGCTATTGGCAGTGCCGAAGTTTTAATGCCATTACTTCATCCTCGCGATGTTTGGAATGAAACCGGCCGTTGGGCAGATCCAAATGTTAAACAGATAATGTATCAGTTTAAATCGGTAGACGAAAAAGAATATGGACTTTCTTTTACACACGAGGAAATATTTTTAGATGTAGTTAGGAAAAATTCTTTAAGCTATAAAAATTTACCGATTAAGCTTTATCACTTTTCTACCAAGTTTAGAAACGAGGCTCGGGCTAAGTCAGGCCTATTGCGCGGGCGGGAGTTTATGATGAAAGATTTATATAGTTTGCATACCACAGGGGAAGATCTAGACAAATTTTACTGGGAAGTTAAAGATGCTTATTTACGAGTGTTTAACAGGGTTGGATTAAAAGATGTTAAGGTGGTTGAAGCTTCGGGCGGTGTGTTTACTTCGGGTCATACACATGAATTTCAGTTAGTAAGCCCAGTAGGTGAAGATAATATTTATTTCTGCAATTCGCCGGCTGGCGAATGTGATTGGGCGCAAAACAAAGAAATTTATACTCACAAGATTGGGGATCCTTGTCCAAAATGCGGTGGACAAGTTGAAGAAGCTAGTTCCGTTGAAATTGGAAATATATTTAGATTTGGCACAGTTTATTCCGAAAAAATGGGGATTAATTTTAAAGATTCCGATGGTAAAGATAAACCGCCATACTTAGGCAGTTATGGTATAGGTATGAGCCGTTTAGTTGGAGTGCTGGCCGAAGTTTTTAACGATGAGGCTGGAATGAAGTGGCCAAAGAGCGTGGCTCCGTTTTTAATTCATTTAGTTTCATTGGGCGATACCAAGAAAGAAGCCGAGAAGCTGTATCAATCTTTAAAGACGTTTGACGTCTTATGGGATGATCGCGAAGAATCGGCCGGTGTAAAGTTGTCGGATGCTGATTTAATTGGTATTCCATATCGGATAATAGTTAGCGATAAAACTTTGGCGCAAGAAAGTGTGGAGGTCAAAAATCGCGCCAGCGAGAAAGTGGAGATGGTTAAACTAAAAGAGTTAGAAAAATTTCTAATCGAACTCCAAATCCTAAGCACTAAACTCTAA
- the mreC gene encoding rod shape-determining protein MreC, with translation MSSWQKIVITLFTATILFFLDKAGFFSFSVNLLNRFGVAPITKSVFYIGEESSFLFKNVFGVRNLIKENIFLKSEKDFFRGEYFKILQLKEENDFLRKALSLGQKESKKIILADTLSLDPFQAGDSLLVNKGAKDGVKVGNSVILSGNILVGRVKEALAKESRIILITSAQSKVTAVSEDGGAKGVITGSASGALNLDLVLKESELRSGQVLLSSGLDGFFERGFLVGEVTKVSSSDSAPFKKALVRPFFNTKDLKQVFIVISE, from the coding sequence ATGTCTAGTTGGCAGAAAATTGTTATAACTCTTTTTACGGCGACCATCTTATTTTTTTTAGATAAAGCTGGTTTCTTTAGTTTTTCAGTAAACTTGCTAAACCGATTTGGCGTGGCGCCCATCACCAAATCAGTTTTTTATATAGGTGAAGAAAGCAGTTTTTTATTTAAAAATGTTTTTGGGGTAAGAAATTTAATAAAAGAAAATATTTTTTTAAAAAGTGAAAAGGATTTTTTCAGGGGAGAATATTTTAAAATTTTGCAGTTAAAAGAAGAAAATGATTTTTTGCGAAAAGCTTTAAGTTTGGGCCAGAAAGAATCTAAAAAAATAATCTTGGCCGATACCCTGTCTCTGGATCCGTTTCAAGCCGGAGATTCTTTATTAGTAAACAAAGGCGCTAAAGATGGTGTTAAGGTTGGCAACTCGGTTATTCTTTCGGGAAATATTTTGGTGGGGCGTGTTAAAGAAGCTCTGGCTAAAGAAAGTCGAATTATTTTAATAACATCGGCCCAAAGCAAGGTTACGGCTGTTTCGGAAGATGGTGGAGCCAAGGGTGTGATAACGGGTTCGGCCAGCGGAGCTCTCAATTTAGATTTAGTATTAAAAGAATCAGAATTAAGGAGCGGACAAGTTCTTTTGAGTTCCGGGCTTGATGGTTTTTTTGAAAGAGGTTTTTTAGTAGGAGAAGTTACCAAGGTCAGTAGCAGTGATTCTGCTCCTTTTAAAAAAGCTTTAGTGCGACCCTTTTTTAATACCAAGGATTTAAAACAGGTTTTTATAGTTATTTCCGAATAG
- the rpmJ gene encoding 50S ribosomal protein L36, translating into MKVQPSVKKICNKCKTVRRKGRIYVICSNPKHKQRQGA; encoded by the coding sequence GTGAAAGTTCAACCATCAGTTAAAAAAATTTGTAATAAGTGTAAGACCGTTCGACGTAAGGGGCGCATTTACGTTATTTGTTCGAATCCTAAACATAAACAGCGCCAAGGCGCATAG
- the rpsM gene encoding 30S ribosomal protein S13 translates to MRIAGINIPDNKRVEVALTYIFGVGLTLAKGILKSTKIDPDKRAKDLTSDEANKIKEYIEKNFKIEGELKREITQNIKRKKEIGSYQGIRHMRGLPVRGQQTKTNNRTRRGNTRKTMGSGRKPTAQKT, encoded by the coding sequence ATGAGAATCGCCGGCATAAATATTCCAGATAATAAAAGAGTTGAAGTCGCCTTAACTTATATTTTTGGCGTGGGCTTAACTTTGGCTAAGGGTATTTTAAAATCCACAAAAATTGATCCAGATAAAAGAGCTAAGGATTTAACTTCGGATGAAGCCAATAAAATTAAAGAGTATATTGAAAAGAATTTTAAGATAGAAGGAGAACTAAAAAGGGAAATAACACAGAACATAAAAAGAAAGAAAGAAATTGGTTCGTATCAAGGTATTAGGCATATGCGCGGTTTGCCGGTTCGTGGTCAACAGACAAAAACTAATAACAGAACACGAAGAGGCAACACCAGAAAGACGATGGGTTCGGGCAGAAAACCAACAGCGCAGAAGACATAA
- a CDS encoding M50 family metallopeptidase, whose amino-acid sequence MTILVFFIVLSALVLVHEYGHYITAKKAGAKVEEFGFGFPPKVFSIKRGETVFSFNLIPFGGFVKIFGESGEHRNEAGSFSSLKISKRVKIVCAGVFMNLVLAYVLLSFGNLMGRPMVLDETNSAKATNIKIQITALAENSPASNADIKMGDAISGIKLSDGTLKTFSEISEFKSFVEGEAGQEINLVLLRGKENVDIKITPRVNPPQSEGALGVALAKTGLVKSPWYLFLWSGLKDLGFMVWVIGSALFLFFKTLLIEGRVMGEITGPIGIASLTGEAYNMGMVYLLNLVAILSVNLAILNIMPFPALDGGRLVFLIVEKIKGSPLSQKFENTVNIGGFLLLLALMFFVTWKDIVKFF is encoded by the coding sequence ATGACTATCCTAGTATTTTTTATCGTATTATCTGCTTTGGTTTTGGTTCACGAATACGGTCATTACATAACCGCCAAAAAGGCCGGTGCCAAGGTGGAAGAATTTGGCTTTGGCTTTCCGCCAAAGGTTTTTTCTATAAAAAGAGGCGAGACGGTTTTTTCTTTTAATTTAATTCCGTTTGGTGGTTTTGTAAAAATATTTGGTGAATCGGGCGAACACAGAAACGAAGCCGGTAGTTTTTCTTCGCTTAAAATATCCAAAAGAGTTAAGATAGTTTGCGCTGGTGTTTTTATGAATTTAGTTTTGGCCTATGTGCTTTTAAGTTTTGGAAATTTAATGGGCCGGCCGATGGTTTTAGACGAAACCAATAGTGCCAAGGCCACAAATATTAAAATTCAAATTACGGCTCTGGCTGAAAATTCTCCCGCGTCAAACGCAGACATTAAAATGGGCGATGCTATTAGTGGCATAAAATTGTCAGATGGCACCTTAAAAACATTTTCCGAAATTTCGGAATTTAAATCTTTTGTAGAAGGCGAAGCTGGTCAAGAAATAAATTTAGTTTTATTAAGAGGCAAAGAAAATGTAGATATTAAAATAACCCCGCGTGTTAATCCTCCACAAAGTGAAGGCGCTTTGGGCGTGGCTCTGGCCAAAACAGGTTTAGTTAAATCGCCCTGGTATTTATTTTTATGGAGTGGTTTAAAAGATTTAGGTTTTATGGTTTGGGTGATTGGCTCGGCTTTGTTTTTGTTTTTTAAAACCTTACTTATTGAAGGCAGAGTTATGGGTGAAATTACTGGCCCCATTGGCATAGCTTCTTTGACGGGCGAAGCTTACAACATGGGCATGGTTTATTTATTAAATTTAGTAGCCATACTATCTGTTAATTTGGCCATACTAAATATTATGCCTTTTCCAGCGCTGGATGGCGGCAGATTAGTGTTTTTAATAGTAGAAAAAATTAAGGGTTCGCCCTTAAGCCAAAAATTTGAAAATACTGTAAATATAGGAGGGTTTCTTTTGTTGCTCGCGCTAATGTTTTTTGTAACTTGGAAAGATATAGTTAAATTTTTCTGA
- the rplQ gene encoding 50S ribosomal protein L17: MRHVSKKGRKFGRVKKVRKALLKSLCLALILRGRIKTTEAKAKELGTVISPFVTKAKKGGLANIKLIAKFLSEQAVNKLVKEIGPKYKDRNGGYTRIIKLGEVRKDGARMCLIEFV, from the coding sequence ATGCGACACGTATCTAAGAAAGGTAGAAAATTTGGCAGGGTAAAGAAAGTAAGAAAGGCTTTGCTTAAAAGCCTGTGCTTAGCTTTAATTTTAAGAGGCAGAATAAAAACAACCGAAGCCAAAGCTAAAGAATTAGGCACAGTTATTTCTCCGTTTGTTACGAAAGCCAAAAAAGGTGGTTTGGCTAATATAAAACTTATTGCCAAGTTTTTGTCGGAACAGGCTGTTAATAAATTGGTTAAAGAAATTGGTCCAAAGTATAAAGATAGAAACGGTGGCTATACCAGAATAATCAAACTAGGAGAAGTTAGAAAAGATGGCGCTAGGATGTGCCTTATAGAATTCGTTTAA
- the rpsD gene encoding 30S ribosomal protein S4 has product MYQSTCKKCRRLGYKLCDSAKCGMVRKPYPPGQHGKNIRRRLSEYGVQQAEKQKLKLIYGLREKQFRKYFDTASKKSGVTPQIMMELLERRLDNVVFRLGLAPTRRASRQLVGHGHITINSKKVSSPSYSVSPGELVDIKESSKAKKTFSETRTILKKFNPPRWLELDREKLSGKVISIPDKEFLAGLPVEVSKVLEYYSR; this is encoded by the coding sequence ATGTATCAATCAACTTGTAAAAAATGTAGACGCTTGGGCTATAAATTATGTGATTCCGCTAAATGCGGTATGGTTCGCAAACCTTATCCACCGGGACAGCACGGCAAAAATATTCGTCGCCGTCTTTCGGAATATGGTGTTCAGCAAGCCGAAAAACAAAAACTTAAGCTTATTTATGGCTTAAGAGAAAAACAATTTAGAAAATATTTTGATACAGCTTCTAAAAAAAGTGGCGTTACGCCTCAAATAATGATGGAACTTTTAGAACGCCGGCTAGACAACGTAGTTTTTAGATTGGGGTTGGCACCAACTAGGCGCGCTTCCAGACAGTTGGTTGGGCATGGCCATATTACAATAAATAGTAAGAAAGTTAGTTCACCATCTTATTCGGTTAGTCCCGGTGAATTAGTTGATATTAAAGAATCCAGCAAAGCCAAGAAAACTTTTTCTGAAACCAGAACCATTTTAAAGAAATTTAATCCACCCAGATGGTTAGAATTAGACAGAGAAAAGCTTTCCGGAAAAGTAATCAGCATACCCGATAAAGAATTTTTGGCTGGACTACCGGTAGAGGTTTCAAAAGTTTTGGAATATTATTCAAGATAA
- the frr gene encoding ribosome recycling factor encodes METQDFKNKLKEATTFLTGELSKIRSNRASPALVEDILVDYFGNKTPIKGMASISSLDARTLVVEPWDKSALEPIAKAITNANIGAQPIADSKSIRISLPQLTQERRQELIKLVSQKLEEAKIRTRRLRDEAVKSAQQEKSEDIKFRKKDEIEKAMKENNQALEDLKNKKEKELMS; translated from the coding sequence ATGGAGACGCAAGATTTTAAAAATAAGCTAAAAGAAGCCACCACATTTTTGACGGGCGAACTATCAAAAATACGCAGTAACCGAGCCTCGCCGGCTTTGGTGGAAGATATTTTGGTTGATTATTTTGGCAATAAAACTCCAATAAAAGGTATGGCCAGCATAAGTTCGCTGGATGCCAGAACTTTGGTTGTAGAGCCTTGGGATAAAAGCGCTTTAGAACCGATAGCCAAAGCTATTACTAACGCTAATATTGGCGCTCAACCAATTGCCGACAGTAAAAGTATTAGAATAAGTTTGCCCCAGTTAACTCAAGAACGCAGGCAAGAACTTATAAAGCTTGTTTCTCAAAAATTGGAAGAAGCAAAAATAAGAACTCGTAGGTTGCGGGATGAGGCTGTAAAAAGCGCTCAGCAAGAAAAATCGGAAGATATTAAGTTTAGAAAAAAGGATGAAATAGAAAAGGCGATGAAAGAAAATAATCAGGCGTTGGAAGATTTAAAAAATAAAAAAGAAAAAGAGCTTATGAGTTAA